In Oncorhynchus clarkii lewisi isolate Uvic-CL-2024 chromosome 2, UVic_Ocla_1.0, whole genome shotgun sequence, one DNA window encodes the following:
- the LOC139423800 gene encoding RWD domain-containing protein 1-like — MTDYAEEQRNELEAIESIYPDSFTVLSEVPTSFTITVTSDAGENDETIEVTLQFTYVEKYPDEVPLWEIYSQENLEDSDAEGILTLLQQQAEENLGMVMIFTLVTAVQDKLNELVDEIKNRREEEKRRKEEAAEEAEKVLFQGTVVTIENFLSWKAKFELEMAELRRKRQKEEEQQQAGKIKLTGKKLFETDHNLDTSDIQFLEDSGNSVEVDESLFQDLEELDLDEDDPDFDPLALGSDED, encoded by the exons ATGACAGATTACGCTGAGGAGCAGCGAAACGAGCTGGAAGCTATAGAGTCAATTTACCCGGACTCGTTTACAG TGCTATCAGAGGTGCCCACCAGCTTCACCATCACTGTGACATCGGACGCAGGGGAAAACGATGAAA CGATTGAAGTGACTCTACAGTTCACCTATGTGGAGAAGTATCCCGATGAGGTGCCGCTGTGGGAGATATACTCCCAGGAGAACCTGGAGGATTCAGACGCAGAGGGCATCCTCACCTTACTGCAGCAGCAG GCTGAGGAAAACCTTGGAATGGTGATGATATTCACCCTAGTTACAGCAGTTCAGGACAAACTGAACGAATTAGTCGACGAGATAAAAaacagaagagaggaagagaagaggcgAAAAGAGGAGGCAGCGGAGGAGGCTGAGAAGGTGCTCTTCCAAGGAACAGTGGTCACCATCGAGAACTTCCTGTCATGGAAAGCCAAGTTTGAACTGGAGATGGCTGAGTTGAGGAGGAAACGGCAGAAAGAGGAGGAACAACAGCAGGCTGGAAAGATTAAACTCACAG GAAAAAAGCTATTTGAGACCGATCACAATCTTGACACATCAGATATACAGTTCCTGGAAGATT CTGGAAACAGTGTTGAAGTGGACGAGTCCCTCTTCCAGGACCTTGAGGAACTTGACCTGGATGAAGACGACCCTGACTTTGACCCTCTGGCACTGGGCAGTGATGAGGACTGA